A stretch of the Uranotaenia lowii strain MFRU-FL chromosome 3, ASM2978415v1, whole genome shotgun sequence genome encodes the following:
- the LOC129752073 gene encoding uncharacterized protein LOC129752073 has product MKLLIVFALLGLGFASANLRTEMDTVIGYLNIEEVRRIYQRYIAADREVAEIYSFLQSPIADEAFQILFANEEMREISAWANERGVDLYSYLSNILFVLGLRPIPPRRSVRGPVTLAGFGWRGMMDEIEAAMNWDGATAQAQVFINTPGSEYGELHRMIQAQHDPIHDSFHDPTVTRFFDQLRVFGVQVDETRARLYHWYGWDDHHHH; this is encoded by the exons ATG AAGCTGTTGATCGTATTCGCCCTTCTTGGGTTGGGCTTTGCCAGCGCCAATCTTCGCACGGAGATGGATACGGTGATCGGATACCTTAACATCGAGGAAGTCCGCCGAATCTATCAGCGTTACATTGCTGCTGATCGAGAAGTCGCCGAAATTTACTCCTTCCTGCAGTCTCCGATTGCCGATGAAGCCTTCCAGATTCTGTTCGCGAATGAGGAAATGCGTGAGATCTCTGCTTGGGCCAATGAACGAGGTGTCGATTTGTACAGCTACTTGAGCAACATCCTGTTCGTCCTGGGTTTGCGTCCGATTCCACCTCGTAGAAGTGTTCGAGGTCCGGTGACGTTGGCTGGATTCGGATGGCGTGGAATGATGGATGAGATTGAAGCTGCCATGAATTGGGATGGCGCAACTGCTCAGGCTCAGGTGTTCATCAACACTCCCGGAAGTGAGTATGGCGAGTTGCATCGGATGATCCAGGCCCAGCACGATCCCATTCATGATTCGTTCCATGACCCAACTGTGACTCGATTCTTCGATCAGCTGCGAGTTTTTGGAGTCCAGGTTGATGAAACGCGAGCTCGGCTCTATCACTGGTACGGATGGGATGATCATCATCACCATTAA